Proteins encoded together in one Coffea arabica cultivar ET-39 chromosome 2c, Coffea Arabica ET-39 HiFi, whole genome shotgun sequence window:
- the LOC140035074 gene encoding amidophosphoribosyltransferase, chloroplastic-like gives MAASVATAAAAAAAASQKLSPLTTPPHDKPFCSSFSKTLLKPCHPVTHTRKVHWTGVSAASKNPISDVISDVSDDYDDKPREECGVVGIYGDPEASRMCYLALHALQHRGQEGAGIVSVHDNVLKSITGVGLVSDVFNESKLSQLPGDMAIGHVRYSTAGASMLKNVQPFVAGYRFGSVGVAHNGNLVNYQSLRARLEENGSIFNTSSDTEVVLHLIAISKERPFFMRIVEACRELEGAYSMVFLTEDKLVAVRDPYGFRPLVMGRRSNGAVVFASETCALDLIEATYEREVMPGEVLVVDKDGVGPLCLMSHPEPKSCIFEHIYFALPNSVVFGKSVYESRRAFGEILATVFPVDCDVVIAVPDSGVVAALGYAAKAGVPFQQGLIRSHYVGRTFIEPSQRIRDFGVKLKLSPVKAVLEGKRVVVVDDSIVRGTTSSKIVRLIKEAGAKEVHMRIASPPIIASCYYGVDTPSAEELISNRMSVEEIREFIGSDSLAFLPIDSLKEHLREDAPNFCYACFSGKYPVLPRGKVKRVGDFLDDGLSGSLESIDGGWLSGTRN, from the coding sequence ATGGCCGCCTCCGTCGCCACCGCAGCAGCCGCCGCCGCCGCGGCCTCCCAGAAGCTCTCTCCGCTTACAACCCCTCCTCATGACAAGCCCTTCTGCTCTTCCTTCTCAAAAACCCTCCTAAAACCCTGCCACCCCGTCACCCACACTCGCAAAGTCCACTGGACCGGTGTCTCGGCCGCTTCCAAGAATCCTATCTCCGACGTCATCTCCGATGTCTCCGACGATTATGACGACAAACCCAGAGAGGAGTGCGGCGTGGTGGGCATCTATGGCGACCCCGAAGCTTCTCGCATGTGCTATTTAGCCCTCCACGCCCTCCAGCACCGCGGCCAAGAAGGCGCCGGCATCGTCTCCGTCCATGACAACGTCCTCAAATCGATTACTGGAGTTGGTTTGGTTTCTGATGTCTTTAACGAGTCCAAGCTATCCCAACTCCCCGGTGACATGGCCATAGGCCATGTCAGATACTCCACCGCGGGCGCGTCCATGCTGAAGAACGTCCAGCCGTTCGTTGCCGGGTACCGATTCGGCTCGGTTGGGGTTGCCCACAATGGCAATTTGGTGAATTATCAATCCcttcgagctcggctcgaagAAAATGGCTCCATTTTTAACACTAGCTCCGATACGGAGGTGGTTCTTCACCTTATTGCGATATCGAAGGAGAGGCCGTTCTTTATGAGGATTGTTGAGGCGTGCAGGGAGCTGGAGGGAGCATATTCGATGGTGTTTTTGACGGAGGATAAGTTGGTTGCGGTTAGGGACCCTTACGGCTTTAGGCCGCTGGTTATGGGCAGGAGGAGCAACGGTGCCGTGGTGTTTGCCTCGGAGACTTGTGCTTTGGATTTGATAGAAGCTACTTACGAGAGAGAGGTGATGCCCGGTGAGGTATTGGTTGTGGATAAAGACGGGGTTGGACCCCTTTGTCTGATGTCTCATCCGGAGCCCAAGTCTTGCATCTTTGAGCACATTTATTTTGCTTTACCCAATTCAGTAGTTTTTGGGAAGTCCGTTTACGAGTCTAGGCGGGCATTTGGGGAAATTTTGGCCACTGTATTCCCCGTTGATTGTGATGTGGTGATAGCTGTGCCTGACTCTGGAGTTGTGGCTGCACTTGGTTACGCTGCAAAAGCAGGGGTTCCGTTTCAACAGGGGTTGATAAGGTCGCATTATGTTGGGCGGACATTCATTGAGCCTTCGCAAAGGATTAGGGACTTTGGAGTCAAGCTTAAGCTTTCGCCAGTGAAAGCGGTTTTGGAAGGGAAGAGAGTTGTGGTTGTAGACGATTCGATTGTGAGGGGAACAACTTCTTCCAAGATTGTTCGGCTGATAAAGGAGGCAGGGGCTAAGGAGGTGCATATGAGGATTGCTAGCCCTCCAATTATAGCTTCTTGTTATTATGGTGTGGACACTCCCAGTGCTGAAGAATTGATATCTAATAGAATGAGTGTGGAGGAGATTAGGGAGTTCATTGGATCAGATTCACTTGCTTTTCTTCCAATTGATAGCTTGAAAGAGCATTTGCGGGAAGACGCACCAAACTTTTGTTATGCTTGCTTTTCTGGTAAGTACCCAGTTTTGCCAAGGGGAAAGGTGAAAAGGGTGGGtgattttcttgatgatggattGAGTGGGAGTTTGGAGTCTATTGATGGAGGTTGGCTTTCTGGAACCAGAAATTAG
- the LOC140004105 gene encoding tRNA-dihydrouridine(47) synthase [NAD(P)(+)]-like isoform X2, whose translation MDGSAAEASVLEQPSFRENPQNSKPDDDASAPAAAPAPAPLTPEELVAKAIAPVKREFLRPPPIRTSNSTTSQHHDAATEPNSAPLIKEKKSKRQLKRERRQELKSALHLCPEVAKSGDVGSCCYGEKCRFSHDVEAFNAQKPADLKGSCPFLKIDQGLCPYGLACRFSGTHTANGVVAAGTLRNEVNSLNKDVQKLLWKNKMRFPKADATLKLLGLSGKIKKLVDTEDNQVATNGSAEENAKKDSAEIGSVSDVNCCSELLEEDKPEDADATEDIRPVKKAKSSSDESYGSTEVNAGYGVHGKEDISSKPNGSKSVDIADTVTVESDKILKLHPREKKLIDFREKLYLAPLTTVGNLPFRRVCKLLGADVTCGEMAMCTNLLQGQASEWALLRRHSSEDLFGVQICAAYPDTVSRTVELIEQECSVDFIDLNMGCPIDIVVNKGAGSALLTKPMRMKSVIQAASGTVDTPITIKVRTGYFEGRNRIDSVIEDIGNWGASAVTIHGRSRQQRYSKLADWEYIYQCAQKAPDSLQVLGNGDVFSYLDWNKHKFDCPQLSACMVARGALIKPWIFTEIKEQRHWDISSAERLDIFKDYVHFGLQHWGSDSKGVETTRHFLLEWLSYSCRYIPVGLLDVIPQKINWRPPSYYGRDDLETLMASDSAADWIRISEMLLGKVPAGFTFSPKHKSNAYDSAENG comes from the exons ATGGACGGGTCTGCAGCTGAGGCCAGTGTTCTGGAGCAACCCTCATTCCGGGAGAATCCCCAAAACTCAAAACCTGATGATGATGCTTCAGCTCCAGCCGCGGCTCCGGCTCCGGCTCCGCTCACCCCAGAAGAGTTAGTAGCTAAAGCCATAGCTCCAGTTAAGAGAGAGTTCCTTCGCCCACCACCAATCAGAACATCCAACTCCACCACGTCCCAACATCACGACGCCGCAACGGAGCCCAACTCCGCTCCTCTTATCAAAGAGAAAAAGTCCAAACGCCAGCTCAAACGTGAACGCCGCCAA GAATTAAAATCTGCATTGCACTTGTGTCCGGAGGTTGCCAAGAGCGGGGATGTGGGTTCTTGTTGTTACGGTGAAAAGTGCCGGTTTAGCCATGATGTGGAGGCGTTCAATGCTCAGAAGCCGGCCGATTTGAAGGGCAGTTGCCCCTTTTTGAAGATTGATCAAGGACTTTGTCCTTATGGGCTGGCTTGTAGATTCTCCGGCACTCATACAGCTAATGGTGTTGTTGCTGCTGGGACTCTGAGGAATGAAGTTAATTCGTTGAATAAGGATGTCCAAAAGCTTCTCTGGAAGAATAAGATGAGGTTCCCCAAAGCTGACGCTACCCTCAAGCTTCTTGGCCTTTCa ggtaaaataaaaaaattggtgGACACCGAGGACAATCAAGTTGCTACAAATGGCTCTGCTGAGGAAAATGCTAAAAAAGATTCTGCTGAAATTGGTTCTGTTAGTGATGTGAATTGCTGTTCTGAATTGCTGGAAGAGGATAAGCCAGAGGATGCTGATGCAACTGAAGATATACGACCTGTCAAGAAGGCAAAATCTTCAAGTGATGAATCTTATGGCTCCACTGAAGTAAATGCTG GTTATGGTGTGCATGGGAAGGAGGATATTAGCTCCAaaccaaatggatcaaaatcGGTTGATATTGCTGATACTGTTACTGTAGAGTCTGATAAAATCCTAAAATTACACCCACGCGAGAAAAAGCTCATTGACTTCAGAGAAAAGCTTTATCTTGCACCTCTGACTACTGTGGGGAATCTACCTTTCCGAAGGGTTTGCAAATTGCTTGGAGCTGATGTGACATGTGGCGAGATGGCAATGTGCACTAATCTTTTGCAG GGGCAAGCTTCAGAATGGGCACTACTGAGGCGTCATTCGTCTGAGGACCTCTTTGGTGTTCAGATTTGTGCAGCATATCCTGATACAGTTTCAAGAACTGTTGAACTCATAGAGCAGGAATGCTCGGTGGATTTTATTGATCTTAATATGGGATGTCCCATTGATATTGTTGTTAACAAGGGCGCTGGATCCGCTCTTCTTACAAAACCAATGCGAATGAAGAGTGTCATACAAGCAGCTTCTGGAACAGTTGATACCCCAATAACCATCAAG GTGCGAACTGGCTATTTTGAGGGCAGAAATCGCATTGATTCTGTGATTGAAGATATTGGAAATTGGGGAGCAAGTGCAGTGACTATACATGGTCGTTCGCGTCAGCAACGTTACAGCAAGCTTGCTGATTGGGAATACATATACCAGTGTGCACAAAAGGCCCCAGATTCATTGCAAGTCCTTGGAAATGGGGATGTGTTCTCCTATTTAGACTGGAATAAGCACAAGTTTGATTGTCCTCAGCTTTCTGCTTGTATGGTTGCTCGAGGAGCCCTAATTAAG CCCTGGATTTTTACTGAAATAAAGGAACAGAGACATTGGGATATTAGTTCTGCTGAACGTCTTGATATTTTCAAGGATTATGTGCATTTTGGCCTTCAACACTGGGGATCTGATTCCAAAG GTGTGGAAACAACTAGGCATTTCTTGTTGGAATGGCTAAGTTACTCTTGTAGGTATATACCGGTTGGTCTCTTAGATGTGATCCCCCAAAAAATAAACTGGCGGCCTCCCTCGTACTATGGTCGGGATGACCTTGAAACACTGATGGCTTCTGATTCAGCTGCAGATTGG ATTAGAATCTCTGAGATGTTACTTGGCAAGGTCCCAGCTGGATTTACGTTCTCACCAAAGCACAAGTCCAATGCCTATGACAGCGCTGAAAATGGCTAA
- the LOC140004105 gene encoding tRNA-dihydrouridine(47) synthase [NAD(P)(+)]-like isoform X1, translating into MDGSAAEASVLEQPSFRENPQNSKPDDDASAPAAAPAPAPLTPEELVAKAIAPVKREFLRPPPIRTSNSTTSQHHDAATEPNSAPLIKEKKSKRQLKRERRQELKSALHLCPEVAKSGDVGSCCYGEKCRFSHDVEAFNAQKPADLKGSCPFLKIDQGLCPYGLACRFSGTHTANGVVAAGTLRNEVNSLNKDVQKLLWKNKMRFPKADATLKLLGLSGKIKKLVDTEDNQVATNGSAEENAKKDSAEIGSVSDVNCCSELLEEDKPEDADATEDIRPVKKAKSSSDESYGSTEVNAGLSTFGIDLFHFHHISGVLAVENFIGIGYGVHGKEDISSKPNGSKSVDIADTVTVESDKILKLHPREKKLIDFREKLYLAPLTTVGNLPFRRVCKLLGADVTCGEMAMCTNLLQGQASEWALLRRHSSEDLFGVQICAAYPDTVSRTVELIEQECSVDFIDLNMGCPIDIVVNKGAGSALLTKPMRMKSVIQAASGTVDTPITIKVRTGYFEGRNRIDSVIEDIGNWGASAVTIHGRSRQQRYSKLADWEYIYQCAQKAPDSLQVLGNGDVFSYLDWNKHKFDCPQLSACMVARGALIKPWIFTEIKEQRHWDISSAERLDIFKDYVHFGLQHWGSDSKGVETTRHFLLEWLSYSCRYIPVGLLDVIPQKINWRPPSYYGRDDLETLMASDSAADWIRISEMLLGKVPAGFTFSPKHKSNAYDSAENG; encoded by the exons ATGGACGGGTCTGCAGCTGAGGCCAGTGTTCTGGAGCAACCCTCATTCCGGGAGAATCCCCAAAACTCAAAACCTGATGATGATGCTTCAGCTCCAGCCGCGGCTCCGGCTCCGGCTCCGCTCACCCCAGAAGAGTTAGTAGCTAAAGCCATAGCTCCAGTTAAGAGAGAGTTCCTTCGCCCACCACCAATCAGAACATCCAACTCCACCACGTCCCAACATCACGACGCCGCAACGGAGCCCAACTCCGCTCCTCTTATCAAAGAGAAAAAGTCCAAACGCCAGCTCAAACGTGAACGCCGCCAA GAATTAAAATCTGCATTGCACTTGTGTCCGGAGGTTGCCAAGAGCGGGGATGTGGGTTCTTGTTGTTACGGTGAAAAGTGCCGGTTTAGCCATGATGTGGAGGCGTTCAATGCTCAGAAGCCGGCCGATTTGAAGGGCAGTTGCCCCTTTTTGAAGATTGATCAAGGACTTTGTCCTTATGGGCTGGCTTGTAGATTCTCCGGCACTCATACAGCTAATGGTGTTGTTGCTGCTGGGACTCTGAGGAATGAAGTTAATTCGTTGAATAAGGATGTCCAAAAGCTTCTCTGGAAGAATAAGATGAGGTTCCCCAAAGCTGACGCTACCCTCAAGCTTCTTGGCCTTTCa ggtaaaataaaaaaattggtgGACACCGAGGACAATCAAGTTGCTACAAATGGCTCTGCTGAGGAAAATGCTAAAAAAGATTCTGCTGAAATTGGTTCTGTTAGTGATGTGAATTGCTGTTCTGAATTGCTGGAAGAGGATAAGCCAGAGGATGCTGATGCAACTGAAGATATACGACCTGTCAAGAAGGCAAAATCTTCAAGTGATGAATCTTATGGCTCCACTGAAGTAAATGCTGGTTTGTCTACTTTTGGTAttgatttatttcattttcaccatATTTCTGGGGTACTAGCAGTTGAAAATTTTATTGGAATAGGTTATGGTGTGCATGGGAAGGAGGATATTAGCTCCAaaccaaatggatcaaaatcGGTTGATATTGCTGATACTGTTACTGTAGAGTCTGATAAAATCCTAAAATTACACCCACGCGAGAAAAAGCTCATTGACTTCAGAGAAAAGCTTTATCTTGCACCTCTGACTACTGTGGGGAATCTACCTTTCCGAAGGGTTTGCAAATTGCTTGGAGCTGATGTGACATGTGGCGAGATGGCAATGTGCACTAATCTTTTGCAG GGGCAAGCTTCAGAATGGGCACTACTGAGGCGTCATTCGTCTGAGGACCTCTTTGGTGTTCAGATTTGTGCAGCATATCCTGATACAGTTTCAAGAACTGTTGAACTCATAGAGCAGGAATGCTCGGTGGATTTTATTGATCTTAATATGGGATGTCCCATTGATATTGTTGTTAACAAGGGCGCTGGATCCGCTCTTCTTACAAAACCAATGCGAATGAAGAGTGTCATACAAGCAGCTTCTGGAACAGTTGATACCCCAATAACCATCAAG GTGCGAACTGGCTATTTTGAGGGCAGAAATCGCATTGATTCTGTGATTGAAGATATTGGAAATTGGGGAGCAAGTGCAGTGACTATACATGGTCGTTCGCGTCAGCAACGTTACAGCAAGCTTGCTGATTGGGAATACATATACCAGTGTGCACAAAAGGCCCCAGATTCATTGCAAGTCCTTGGAAATGGGGATGTGTTCTCCTATTTAGACTGGAATAAGCACAAGTTTGATTGTCCTCAGCTTTCTGCTTGTATGGTTGCTCGAGGAGCCCTAATTAAG CCCTGGATTTTTACTGAAATAAAGGAACAGAGACATTGGGATATTAGTTCTGCTGAACGTCTTGATATTTTCAAGGATTATGTGCATTTTGGCCTTCAACACTGGGGATCTGATTCCAAAG GTGTGGAAACAACTAGGCATTTCTTGTTGGAATGGCTAAGTTACTCTTGTAGGTATATACCGGTTGGTCTCTTAGATGTGATCCCCCAAAAAATAAACTGGCGGCCTCCCTCGTACTATGGTCGGGATGACCTTGAAACACTGATGGCTTCTGATTCAGCTGCAGATTGG ATTAGAATCTCTGAGATGTTACTTGGCAAGGTCCCAGCTGGATTTACGTTCTCACCAAAGCACAAGTCCAATGCCTATGACAGCGCTGAAAATGGCTAA
- the LOC113731201 gene encoding bZIP transcription factor 29, protein MGGDSDEASSAMMQRLQSSFGTSSSSVPIQQQQQQQLLMSVNQIEVPQLNSSQFRGQMRQFSPSFSVDGSKRAGIPPSHPQMPRVSPYSQIPVTRPVNQQSGIQIFGNTSGPGPSHARSLSQPSFFSLDSLPPLSPSPCKESSPSSISEHHLSVDVSMEDQNANSQSSLLPPSPFTRGANSLRVGENLPPRKTHRRSNSDIPFGFSTIMQSSPPLVPLRSPGAAIPPRENSVAKPAQLVKRESFWERSSEANAEGMGERKSEGEVVDDLFSAYMNLDNIDALNSSGTDEKQGTENREDLDSRASGTRTNGGDSSDNEATSSVNESSNSMQRLGISSSSEKREGFKRNAGGDIAPASRHYRSVSMDSFMGKLNFGDESPKMPPSPGARAGQLSPSNSLDANSNTFSLEFGNGEFSGAELKKIMANEKLAEIALSDPKRAKRILANRQSAARSKERKMRYIAELEHKVQTLQTEATTLSAQLTLLQRDSAGLTSQNNELKFRLQAMEQQAQLRDALNEALTAEVQRLKLATAELNGDPSKYQQQLAMSSQMFQLHHQQAAQLNIHQLQQQQSQSPQQQQSGSTPAKHETNQ, encoded by the exons ATGGGTGGTGATAGTGATGAGGCTAGCAGTGCTATGATGCAAAGGCTTCAATCATCATTTGGTACCTCATCATCTTCAGTTCCTATACAACAGCAACAGCAGCAACAGTTACTCATGTCCGTGAATCAAATTGAGGTGCCCCAGTTGAATTCCTCGCAATTTCGAGGTCAGATGCGGCAGTTTTCTCCAAGTTTTAGTGTTGATGGTAGCAAAAGGGCTGGCATACCGCCTTCACACCCTCAAATGCCCCGTGTTTCTCCCTATTCACAGATCCCAGTAACCCGGCCTGTAAATCAGCAATCGGGTATTCaaatttttggtaatacttcAGGTCCAGGGCCCTCGCACGCACGATCTTTGTCACAGCCTTCATTTTTCTCGCTCGATTCATTGCCTCCCTTGAGCCCTTCCCCTTGTAAAGAATCCTCTCCGAGCTCCATTTCTGAACATCATCTATCAGTTGATGTTTCTATGGAGGATCAAAATGCCAATTCACAATCATCATTATTGCCACCGTCCCCTTTCACTAGGGGTGCAAATTCTTTAAGGGTAGGTGAAAATCTTCCTCCCCGTAAGACGCACAGGCGGTCTAACAGTGATATACCATTTGGATTTTCTACTATCATGCAATCCTCACCGCCCCTCGTGCCATTGCGCAGTCCCGGTGCTGCCATCCCTCCAAGAGAAAATTCAGTTGCTAAGCCAGCACAATTGGTGAAACGCGAATCCTTTTGGGAGAGAAGTAGCGAGGCCAATGCAGAGGGTATGGGTGAGAGAAAATCTGAGGGGGAGGTTGTAGATGACCTGTTTTCTGCTTATATGAATTTGGACAACATAGATGCACTGAATTCTTCTGGAACTGATGAGAAGCAGGGCACTGAGAACCGTGAAGATTTGGATAGTAGAGCTAGTGGTACAAGGACAAATGGCGGTGATAGCAGTGATAATGAAGCGACGAGCAGTGTAAATGAAAGTAGTAATAGCATGCAGAGATTAGGAATCTCTTCTTCAAGTGAGAAGAGGGAGGGTTTCAAAAGGAATGCCGGGGGAGATATCGCTCCAGCTTCAAGACACTATCGGAGCGTTTCCATGGACAGCTTCATGGGCAAGTTAAACTTTGGTGATGAGTCACCAAAAATGCCTCCATCCCCAGGAGCTCGTGCTGGGCAACTGTCACCAAGCAATTCTCTCGATGCAAATTCAAATACCTTCAGCTTGGAGTTTGGAAACGGCGAGTTTAGCGGGGCAGAACTTAAGAAGATTATGGCAAACGAGAAACTAGCTGAGATTGCTTTATCTGATCCTAAAAGGGCCAAGAG GATTTTGGCCAATCGCCAGTCTGCCGCTCGTTCAAAGGAGAGAAAGATGAGATATATTGCTGAATTGGAGCACAAGGTTCAAACTTTACAGACTGAAGCAACCACATTATCTGCCCAGCTAACACTACTGCAG AGAGATTCTGCTGGACTGACCAGCCAGAACAATGAATTGAAGTTTCGCTTGCAAGCCATGGAACAACAGGCACAGCTGCGAGATG CATTAAATGAAGCATTAACAGCGGAGGTTCAGCGCTTGAAGCTTGCAACTGCTGAGCTGAACGGTGATCCTTCCAAGTACCAGCAGCAGCTTGCCATGAGCTCTCAAATGTTTCAGTTGCATCATCAGCAGGCTGCCCAACTTAACATTCACCAGCTGCAGCAGCAGCAATCTCAGTCACCACAGCAGCAACAGAGCGGCAGCACGCCTGCCAAGCATGAAACCAACCAATAA